A region from the Neurospora crassa OR74A linkage group V, whole genome shotgun sequence genome encodes:
- a CDS encoding pre-mRNA splicing factor, variant — protein sequence MERFYAVPDSVLAAARDSGQFGTTVAEDGTATEGVNKDGTVTDFAKIGAARDKVLRARLEQQSQSSSVATAGSATSIDPKGYLTSLSSMQGAEQSIGDIEQFRKMLKSAVDSNPKQAASWIAAARLEIAAGKPGAARSLIAKGCEHCPKSEDIWLENIHLNDNRNAKVIAAQAIQANPHSVKLWVEAMKLENDPRSKKKVIRRALDHNQESEALWKEAVNLEEDVEDARILLAKATELIPESLDLWLALARLETPENARKVLNKAVKKLPNSHELWIAAARLEEQLGEGKKRPVMKNAVKFLAKQNAMPKREEWIAEAEKCEEEGAVITCSNIIEETLGWGLDEDDDRKELWMEDARASINRDKFATARAIYAYAIRVFPNSKSLYTAAIDLERNHGSKEDLWHALEKAVEACPHYEVFWLMLAREKAAEAGVDEARLVLARAFKQNPDSEDIWLAAVKLEADNGFIDKARELLKTARQNAPTDRVWMRSVAFERQQGVNEAALDLVQQALQLFPSKPKLWMMKGQIYEDLGQLGPAREAYSTGVRAVPSSIPLWLLYSRLEEKANNVVKARSVLDRARQAVPKSPELWTELIRVERRAGNLNQAKSLMAQALQQMPKSGLLWAERILNLEPRTQRKSLLAEAVKKVEDDPILLVTAARILWAERKLDRAQNWFEKALLLDRDVGDTWAWYYKFLVQHGTEEKRADLVAKCVLVDPRHGEEWTRVAKDPKNAGKKTDEVLKLVAETLS from the coding sequence ATGGAGCGCTTCTACGCCGTTCCCGACAGTGTCCTCGCTGCCGCGCGAGATTCCGGCCAGTTCGGTACCACCGTTGCAGAAGACGGCACCGCCACCGAAGGGGTCAACAAGGATGGCACAGTTACAGATTTCGCAAAGATCGGTGCGGCTCGCGACAAGGTGCTGAGGGCGCGCTTGGAACAGCAATCACAGTCGAGTAGCGTGGCCACGGCGGGAAGCGCGACGAGTATCGACCCCAAGGGCTACCTGACATCGCTGTCGAGCATGCAGGGTGCGGAACAAAGCATTGGAGACATTGAGCAGTTCAGGAAGATGCTCAAGTCGGCTGTCGACTCGAACCCCAAACAGGCAGCCAGTTGGATTGCTGCAGCGAGATTGGAAATCGCGGCGGGAAAGCCTGGTGCTGCCCGCAGCTTGATTGCCAAGGGCTGCGAACACTGCCCGAAGAGCGAGGATATTTGGCTGGAAAACATTCATTTGAACGACAACCGGAACGCCAAGGTCATTGCGGCACAGGCTATTCAAGCCAACCCACACTCGGTCAAGCTTTGGGTGGAAGCGATGAAGCTGGAAAACGACCCTAGatcaaagaagaaggttatCCGGAGAGCTCTCGATCATAACCAAGAGTCCGAGGCGCTATGGAAGGAGGCTGTCAACCTCGAGGAGGACGTCGAAGACGCCCGCATTCTACTAGCCAAGGCGACGGAGCTTATCCCGGAGTCGCTCGACCTCTGGTTGGCACTGGCCCGTCTCGAGACTCCCGAAAACGCCCGCAAGGTTCTCAACAAGGCCGTCAAGAAGCTTCCCAACTCGCACGAACTCTGGATCGCCGCCGCTCGCCTGGAAGAACAACTAGGCGAAGGCAAGAAGCGGCCCGTGATGAAGAACGCCGTCAAGTTCCTCGCCAAGCAGAACGCCATGCCCAAGCGCGAGGAATGGATCGCCGAAGCAGAAAAGtgcgaagaggaaggcgcCGTCATCACTTGCAGCAACATCATCGAAGAGACGCTTGGCTGGGGTctcgacgaggacgatgaccGCAAGGAGCTCTGGATGGAAGACGCGCGCGCCTCCATCAACCGGGACAAGTTCGCCACAGCGCGCGCCATCTACGCCTACGCCATCCGCGTCTTCCCCAACAGCAAATCGCTCTACACGGCCGCCATCGACCTGGAGCGCAACCACGGCAGCAAGGAAGACCTCTGGCACGCGCTCGAAAAGGCCGTCGAGGCCTGTCCGCACTACGAAGTCTTCTGGCTCATGCTCGCGCGCGAGAAAGCCGCCGAGGCGGGCGTCGACGAGGCACGCCTCGTCCTTGCCCGCGCCTTCAAGCAGAACCCGGACAGCGAGGACATCTGGCTGGCGGCCGTCAAGCTCGAAGCCGACAACGGTTTCATCGACAAAGCCCGCGAACTCCTCAAGACCGCGCGCCAGAATGCGCCCACCGATCGCGTGTGGATGCGCTCCGTGGCGTTTGAGCGTCAACAAGGCGTCAACGAGGCCGCTTTGGATCTCGTCCAACAGGCCCTACAGCTCTTCCCTTCCAAGCCCAAACTCTGGATGATGAAGGGCCAAATCTACGAAGACCTCGGCCAACTTGGTCCTGCGCGGGAAGCCTACAGCACCGGCGTGCGCGCCGTCCCTTCGTCCATCCCGCTCTGGCTTCTGTACTCTCGTTTAGAAGAAAAGGCCAACAATGTCGTCAAGGCGCGCTCGGTCCTCGACCGCGCCCGACAAGCCGTGCCCAAGTCCCCGGAGCTATGGACGGAACTCATCCGCGTCGAGCGGCGCGCGGGCAACTTGAACCAGGCCAAGTCGCTCATGGCGCAAGCGTTACAGCAGATGCCCAAATCGGGCTTGCTGTGGGCGGAAAGGATCCTCAACCTCGAGCCGCGCACGCAGCGGAAATCGCTGCTTGCCGAGGCGGTGAAAAAGGTGGAAGACGATCCGATCCTGCTGGTCACGGCCGCGAGAATTCTGTGGGCGGAAAGGAAGCTGGACCGGGCGCAGAACTGGTTCGAGAAGGCGCTGTTGCTGGATCGCGATGTGGGCGATACGTGGGCGTGGTATTACAAGTTTTTGGTGCAGCATGggacggaggagaagagggcggATTTGGTGGCCAAGTGCGTGTTGGTGGATCCTAGGCATGGAGAGGAGTGGACGAGGGTGGCGAAGGATCCGAAAAATGCGGGAAAGAAGACGGACGAGGTGTTGAAGTTGGTGGCAGAGACGTTGTCTTGA